ACTTCCAGCTTTGACCAGCCGTGCTGTTTGCACTGTCCATGTTGCTTATAGATTTAATAAGGAAAATAGTCATATTTAAAATGGGAAGGTTTTCAAAATGGAACCAGTCTCTACAGTTAACCAGTGTTTCACAAACTCACAGATGGTATTGATGATGCTGCCGAATCTGTAGCGAGTGCCATACATGGAGGCCAGATCAGTGATGGCCTTCTGAGCCACTTTGTTCTGCAGGAAGAGAGCACCATATCACTTATTCACACTGCTGTTACATATTCTTACATCTCTAACATTATAGGCatttttttggtttggcacattAGAATAAATCATGGAGGGGTTTTCATACCAGCTCAGCCTGGTCTTTGGCAGGACTGGATGTGTAGCCATAAGGGTACAGGAGCATCTGAGAGTATGAATGGATGGAGATGAAGGCCTTGATGTTACCATGGGACTTCACAAAATCCACAATGGACTCGACCTCTGACTCTGAGTGAGCCCTGGGACCATGGTAGGTGTCTGAGCAGGGGTCGCTGCTGGCACCAGGTCCTACATGGTGATAACAGTGTCAGAATGACTTGAgggatgaaaaaacaaaaaatggctTGAGGGAAATCTCTATAAAGACATTGATGTCTACATTACTGTAATCAAATGAATGCACTAAAACACAATAAGCAAAATCTTGCCATGTTTTGTTCTATCAACAGTAAAGGAACAATACACAGCATGTAACCATCATATGACACAGCAATATTATTTTACCAGTCCATGGTTCGGACACACCTTCTCATGTGAAGGTTTccttcattgatttttttttataaagtgaAAAATGATACTGTGAAATAACATTTGGCACGTTTTAGAAAGAAACTAAAGTATGAATAAGATTTATTGATTCCTTTAAGGAGCCATCTTTTGCATACCAAAATGTAGCCTCATTAGGGCATAATGTGGGTTACTTTTGGCATTTATGGCTCAGTTATGCCACTGACCAGTCTTATGTAGGCTTGATGGGTCCAAAGTCATGAGCTGGGCCTATCTTGCGTGATAGCATGTGTTGTATGGGTCAGGTGTGGCACAAATGTCATAAGTGGGTTTGACACAGTGGGTTCCAGCAAGTGTTACAAGTGCCAGCTTTGGCCCAAAGGCCAAAAGAAAATGCAGATTTGGGCCAAGCCTGAAGCATATGTGGCTGAGTTTAGGCTTAGATACGTAACCTGAGTCAGTACCATTATTTAAAACTATGTGGGCCAAATAGCAGATGTGGGTCAAACATTCTTCATTATCTGTATTTGAACACTTCCTTTACCTAACCAGCTTCAGGAGGCAGTCACTTGGAGCTTTTCCAACAGTCTTGAAGGAGTTCCCACACATGCTTAACATTTGTGGGCTGGTTTTCCTCTGCTCAAACTAAACAATCTCAGCTAGGTTTTTGTTTGGATTATCACAGAGTCTAGGGCATCTAATGCAGTCCTCCATGATTCTACTGTGTTTGTTGCTATTATCTTGCCAGTTAAGCATGCAGGTTCTGCCAACAGTGTCAGCATGGGTAAATTAAGCAAAAGGCAGTTTTGGTTTTCATATTAAGATAATTGAGCCAAAGACTCCCATATAATTAACTTTTGACTTACATCTGTAACAAAGCAGACGGCTTAAAAAGTAGTTGAAAATGTGTCCAGTTATAATGCAATAATGTTCTGTTTCTATGTGTAATTCAATCATAGCAGGTTCTTTCAAGTTACTTGAATGCATATTCTATGATTTAACATTGAGTAGTTATGTTTCTTTTCACAAGAGGGGTGTTTGTGGACCTTCTTGGCCCACCCATGCATGAGGGACCCTGAAAGCATCAATGTGGGCTGTAATCTGGGGGTCTGGAGCCTATCCGGCActcaaacctggaaccctcttgctgtgaggcgaacgtgctaaccaccacaactTTTAATCTAAAAGtgaaatatacattttactTCACTGCCTTAATACATAATTCCTCTTCTTATCTTATAGACTGATCATGATTGTTTAGTTCTCAAATTTAGAAAGttgtaaagtaaagaaaaacccGTTGATATATGTGTCTTAGTGTGTATTTTCCTTGTGACTTTTTCTACAAAACAAAGTGGtcaaagggatagttcgcctcttttgacatgaagctgtatgacatcccatattagcaatatcatttatgaacattgacttaccccccgctgcgtcctgtgagccgagttccagccgagttttggcgttgacgaaggtagtccggctagttggctggggctaatgtaaactgtgcagaccgaagagcaaacCGAGCAcccccctgcttccgagcagtaaacaccgtaacaggtgcggctatggCTAGGTTGGCTTtatgcattgatatcaagggaggcaaaaatagcgccaagcgattgtgaggtctgactttttctagatcgacgattttgtgatgtaaatgtattactcttttgaacgcatattgttttgagaagcaagacgctttatttttttagccccagccaactagccggactaccttcggcaacgccaaaacgaggctggaacttggctcacaggacgcagcagggggtaagtcaatgctcataaatgatattgctaatatgggatgtcatacagcttcatgtcaaaagaggcgaactatccctttaaagccacCGTGACTATGATTTTGAATCCAGATCTTTTGTGCCATCTTGTGGTTATTATCATTCAAGAAAGTGGCGATGGAGCTTTCATTACAgtacctttttttaaatgtactgtacAGAGAGAAAGACATTACCTCCAAAACCAGCATTCCAATTTCTGTTGAGATCCACCCCAACACAGCTGGAGCCAGGGTTGGGCTTCCTGGTCTTACGCCACAGACGGTTCTGGAAAGATCATATTACCCCAGTTTTCAAGTTGCTCAACATGATATCAAAATTTAGAGTGCTACAAGTTCGTAAAAATGTATCGCTATGACTGCCTCACAGAGGTGTGGGTGTAGTAGTATCCATCGGGGTTGGTCACAATCTCCAAGAAGATGTCCATCTTGTCAAGGATGGCAGTGAGGGCAGGGTCACGTCCATAATCAGTCACAAGCTGATGACAGAAATGCAAAAGACATAGTACAAGTCCAGCAGGTTAGTGGTCAGAGGtggaagagacagaaaacaaaaacgAAACATATCCAAACACCTTCTTGGCAAACCAGGTGCCGCTGGCCTGAGTGACCCACTCCCTGGAGTGGATTCCAGTGTCGATCCAGATGGCAGGACGGTTGGTTCCACCAGTGCTGAACTGAGACACAGGAAGGGAACAGAGCAGTCAAACTCCATTACACACAGTTGGTAAATATGGTTTTGGCctgttaaacattttttattcattacatTTAGGCCCGTTTTGTTGTTTTATAAGAGCAGGTGTCAccattttcaaaatattttctggGGAGACTTCACTTTTTCTGGACTCTCTTTTACCTTGAGCACATTGAGGGGATGGCCCTGGTAGCTCCTACCGATGACTATCTTGCTGACTATGACTTGGTTCTCAGCCACTAGCATGTTCTGGAAACTGTAGATCTGAAGCACAGATTTAATTTAGATAGGAATATGCATTTATCAGCTATGCATAATTTATTATCAAGTCTTTGGATGTCACAAATTTGTTGTAAACTAGCAACCTAAGGCACATTATCCGTGTATTTGTCTGTTGCACTTTTTTAAAACTAATATGTTCAATTCATTTGAACACAGTAAATACAAGTGATTTGAAAGTTTTGGTATTATCAGACACAGTCTAGGCAATAGTATAGTTAAACACTGTTGTGCATTCAAAATATAACAGTGTATTATTGTGGCCAGATCATCCTTGTTACTTTCTATTCATCAAAGTCACAGATGTAGCAAAAAGTTATCTATGGTGAGATTCCTTCAAGGTGTACACTTACCTCACTAAGGGTGTGGTACCTGGAATAGTCAAAGCTGTCGGTGTTGCTGGGCTCAGCGACATGAGCTGCGGACCTCATCTCCTTCTGCTCATCATCCAGCAGCACCTGCAGAACACCCTGATTGAGTAATGTCTCAGAAACTCAAAACCCGGTACAAGAAGGAATGCAAACACCAGTAGGAACTCAATAGGATAGCTTGGACTTTAGGTGCCAGACTGTCCCCAGGTCTGACAGTGTACCTGCAAGTCTTCTATCATAATGGAGTAATGGATGTCCAGGCTCTCCAGGTAACCTTTGACTGACTGCAGGCTGTGGAAGGGAACTCTGACATCCACAGGGGAGGACACATCATTTACCCCCCTCCAGAAGTCCAACTGAAAGAACAAAAATATTACGCCCAGT
This genomic interval from Odontesthes bonariensis isolate fOdoBon6 chromosome 7, fOdoBon6.hap1, whole genome shotgun sequence contains the following:
- the LOC142384344 gene encoding carboxypeptidase A1-like; the protein is MMRGLLALPVLFVAVLSKEMFDGDQVLRIVAKDEVQLSLVKNLEDITEFRLDFWRGVNDVSSPVDVRVPFHSLQSVKGYLESLDIHYSIMIEDLQVLLDDEQKEMRSAAHVAEPSNTDSFDYSRYHTLSEIYSFQNMLVAENQVIVSKIVIGRSYQGHPLNVLKFSTGGTNRPAIWIDTGIHSREWVTQASGTWFAKKLVTDYGRDPALTAILDKMDIFLEIVTNPDGYYYTHTSNRLWRKTRKPNPGSSCVGVDLNRNWNAGFGGPGASSDPCSDTYHGPRAHSESEVESIVDFVKSHGNIKAFISIHSYSQMLLYPYGYTSSPAKDQAELNKVAQKAITDLASMYGTRYRFGSIINTIYQASGGTVDWTYNQGIKYSYTFELRDTGRFGFILPASQIIPTAQETWLALMAIMDHTLKNPY